The DNA segment CTGTCCAAGACGAAGCAGATCGACGCCTTCAGCGTGAGGATGATAGTGGAGAGCATACGGAGGATCGCAGAATACGCGAGCGACATCGCGGAGGTGGTCTTAAACCTAAACGTTAACAGAATGGTTGCGTCGTGACGAAGCCCCTCTGTCAGCTACGTTCAGTCGACGGTCACTAGGGGCTAAACTCGCCTCAGAGCCCTACTTCTGCGTACTGTGGAGCCAACGTCCGAGGAGGAGATGCTAGCCGTGCGCGGAGGCCTCAGCGATTGGCTGGTTTATCCTAGGCGTGGCCGCGTCGAGCTGAGGCTAGAAGTGCTCGTCGCTATCTCTCAGAAACCCTTAACTCTAAGGTAACGGGTCAGCTAATCGAAGGGCTCGCGGGGGGCCCTTATGTCGGGCGGGCTCAGCAAAATCTACGACCTAATAATTATTGGCGCTGGCCCAGCTGGAATAACTGCCGCTGTATACGCTGCTAGGAAGAAGCTAGACTTCTTAGTGCTCACGGTTAATATTGGCGGCCAGGTTACTTATGCTTCTCAAGTCGAAAACTACACTGGCTTTCAGTACATTGCCGGCGAAGAGCTCGCAGCAAAATTCTATGAGCACTTAAAGCAGTATAAATTCGACTTTAAGATGGAGGAGGTTAAGAGCGTCAAGCCCAGTGACGACGGGTTCGTAGTTAAAACGGGCTACGCTAGCTACTTCGGCAGGGCGGTTATAGTTGCGACTGGTAGGAGGCCTAGGGAGCTCAACGTCCCTGGCGAGAGAGAGTTTAAGAATAGAGGCGTAACGTACTGCGCTACGTGCGACGCGCCGCTTTTTGAGGGTATGGACGTAGCTGTTGTTGGCGGTGGGAACTCTGGGCTCGAGGCCGTCCTTCAGCTGATGAAAATTGCGAGCAAGGTGTACTTAATCGAGGTCGCGCCTCAGCTTAAAGCCGACCCGATACTTATCGAGAAGGCCCTCGCCTCAGATAAGGTTGAGGTATGGACTAACACTAGGGTCCTAGAAGTAGCTGGCGAGAAGACTGTTAACGGTGTAAGGGTTCAAAGGGGCGGAGAGACAGTGCTACTGCCTGTTCAAGGGGTCTTCGTGGAGATAGGCTCCATCCCGAACTCTGAGATAGTCGACTTCGTTGAGAAAAATCAGTGGGGGGAAATAGTTGTGAACTGCGCCTGCGAGACGAGCTTTCCAGGGCTATTCGCAGCTGGGGACGTGACGAACGTCCCTGAGAAGCAGATAATAGTAGCGGCCGGGGAGGGGTGTAAGGCAGCCCTCTCAGCCTTCCGGTACTTATCGAGAAGGCCCTTGCCTCAGACTTTGTAGCGAGCTGTGCTTCAACGTACGGGCTCTGCGCCGCCTTCTTGCTCTACCTTTGTGCTTTTCTTAGCGCACTCTTTGTATTGTTCCATAACGTCCTCGATGAGGTGCCTTAAGTGGACCTTAGGGATGAAGCCGACTACCGATCCTACGTACCTACCGCCGCAGTAGAAGGCTATCGTCGGCGTCGCCATGACCCCGCTCTTCAGCGCCACGTTTCTATTCTTAGGGCTCTTTAAGAT comes from the Candidatus Nezhaarchaeota archaeon genome and includes:
- a CDS encoding thioredoxin family protein — protein: MSYVLDINAEDWEREVLQSDVLTVVDFWHERCPWCNMLNPIFEEVAKEYRGRVKFVRFNILKSPKNRNVALKSGVMATPTIAFYCGGRYVGSVVGFIPKVHLRHLIEDVMEQYKECAKKSTKVEQEGGAEPVR
- a CDS encoding FAD-dependent oxidoreductase, translating into MSGGLSKIYDLIIIGAGPAGITAAVYAARKKLDFLVLTVNIGGQVTYASQVENYTGFQYIAGEELAAKFYEHLKQYKFDFKMEEVKSVKPSDDGFVVKTGYASYFGRAVIVATGRRPRELNVPGEREFKNRGVTYCATCDAPLFEGMDVAVVGGGNSGLEAVLQLMKIASKVYLIEVAPQLKADPILIEKALASDKVEVWTNTRVLEVAGEKTVNGVRVQRGGETVLLPVQGVFVEIGSIPNSEIVDFVEKNQWGEIVVNCACETSFPGLFAAGDVTNVPEKQIIVAAGEGCKAALSAFRYLSRRPLPQTL